In the Alkalibacter saccharofermentans DSM 14828 genome, one interval contains:
- a CDS encoding RuBisCO large subunit C-terminal-like domain-containing protein, translating into MNDLSFGFPEVSMAKDDIIATYYIETDSSDILKYVVAIAEEQTTSTWTAVPGEHEKIRRKHTGKVVAVYALPDYEFIVPKEEVNRKYVVQIAFPSINFDPQIPMLLSSVIGNIAQIPYLKLMDIAFPESWIKGFKGPKFGIEGIRDLLGVKERPFVNNMIKPDIGWTPEEGANMAYEVALGGGDFIKDDELLPGNPAYCPLEDRVKAIMAAIKSADEETGEKTLYTPNITDDISKLKDNAYRAIDAGANALMMNFYTIGFSAAKMIAEDPNINVPIMAHIDFSGTTFGSPYQGISSPLLVGKLARMCGADMQIITSPYGKFPVVKSKCQQQVLMARQELFGIKPMLPLLSGGMTQGAVPQTMKELGTDICLAAGGAIHGHPMGATAGAKSMRQAIEATMQGVSLGEYAKEHKELAAIVDSWGKEDVSEYFDLKK; encoded by the coding sequence ATGAATGATCTAAGCTTTGGATTTCCGGAAGTAAGTATGGCAAAAGACGACATAATAGCGACATATTATATTGAGACTGATTCATCAGACATATTAAAGTACGTTGTGGCCATAGCCGAGGAGCAGACCACCAGCACCTGGACGGCAGTGCCGGGAGAGCATGAGAAGATAAGACGGAAGCATACCGGAAAGGTAGTTGCCGTTTATGCTTTGCCGGATTATGAGTTTATCGTGCCAAAGGAAGAGGTAAACAGAAAGTACGTAGTGCAGATAGCTTTTCCTTCTATAAATTTTGATCCTCAGATACCGATGCTTTTGTCTTCGGTTATAGGAAACATTGCTCAGATTCCATATTTAAAACTTATGGACATAGCTTTCCCCGAATCTTGGATAAAGGGCTTCAAAGGACCGAAGTTCGGAATAGAAGGAATCAGGGATTTGCTGGGAGTAAAAGAAAGACCATTTGTAAACAATATGATAAAGCCCGACATAGGCTGGACTCCTGAAGAAGGAGCGAATATGGCATACGAGGTCGCTCTTGGAGGCGGAGACTTCATCAAAGACGATGAGCTTTTACCGGGAAACCCTGCATACTGTCCCTTGGAAGACAGAGTAAAAGCCATAATGGCGGCTATTAAAAGCGCAGACGAAGAAACCGGTGAAAAAACGTTATACACTCCAAATATTACAGATGACATAAGCAAGCTGAAAGACAATGCGTACAGAGCGATTGACGCAGGGGCCAATGCGCTGATGATGAACTTCTATACAATAGGATTTTCAGCAGCAAAAATGATTGCAGAGGATCCCAACATAAATGTTCCTATTATGGCTCATATCGATTTCTCGGGAACAACATTCGGATCTCCTTATCAGGGGATAAGCTCACCTCTCTTGGTAGGAAAACTGGCTAGGATGTGCGGTGCCGATATGCAGATTATCACAAGTCCATACGGCAAGTTCCCTGTTGTAAAAAGCAAGTGTCAGCAGCAGGTTTTAATGGCCAGACAAGAGCTGTTTGGAATCAAGCCTATGTTGCCGCTTTTATCAGGAGGCATGACCCAGGGAGCAGTTCCACAAACTATGAAGGAGCTGGGGACTGATATTTGTTTGGCAGCAGGCGGGGCAATCCACGGTCATCCCATGGGCGCCACGGCAGGTGCTAAATCTATGAGACAAGCAATAGAAGCGACGATGCAGGGAGTCAGCTTGGGAGAATATGCTAAGGAACATAAGGAGCTTGCTGCTATTGTGGATTCATGGGGCAAGGAAGACGTATCTGAATATTTTGATTTAAAAAAATAA
- a CDS encoding zinc-dependent dehydrogenase, which produces MKAALLYGPEDLRIEDVKTPVCKKEEVLIRVHGVGLCGSDIRTIIHGHHRLEYPQILGHEIAGEIVEIGEGVKGFSPGERVYVSPLVPCYECPACKRGWLGQCENLTVPGTTIPGGFAEYMIVTEDIIKKGQVIKMPHDMSYEEAVMTEPLSSVFSCQEYANVTLGDTVVVIGMGPIGCLQLELAKLRGAKRVIAVEPSRIRLEKAREFGADFIIDPFEVDPVKRVREITGGWGAEVVISANPSTKAQGQAIKMACKRGKVVFFGGVPKGEMTLIDSNFVHYEQITILGHFGYDHMQNARSFDLIADKKIKADRYVTHVLPLEDAMKGVEMAKSGEAIKVVLKP; this is translated from the coding sequence ATGAAAGCGGCATTATTGTACGGACCTGAAGATTTAAGGATAGAGGATGTAAAAACTCCGGTATGCAAGAAAGAAGAGGTGCTTATTCGTGTACATGGAGTGGGCCTTTGCGGGTCGGATATCAGAACCATAATCCACGGACATCACAGGCTTGAGTATCCGCAGATACTGGGACATGAAATTGCCGGAGAAATCGTAGAAATTGGCGAAGGAGTTAAAGGTTTTTCACCAGGTGAAAGAGTATATGTTTCCCCCCTTGTTCCCTGCTACGAATGTCCTGCTTGCAAAAGGGGGTGGCTGGGACAGTGCGAAAACCTTACGGTACCAGGGACTACCATACCCGGTGGATTTGCCGAATACATGATCGTGACAGAGGATATCATAAAAAAGGGTCAGGTAATAAAGATGCCACATGACATGTCCTATGAAGAGGCAGTAATGACCGAGCCGCTATCATCGGTTTTTTCATGCCAGGAATACGCCAATGTCACTTTGGGGGATACTGTGGTAGTAATAGGCATGGGACCAATAGGATGTCTTCAACTTGAACTTGCAAAGCTAAGAGGCGCTAAAAGAGTAATAGCTGTTGAGCCTTCAAGGATAAGGCTTGAAAAGGCTCGTGAGTTTGGAGCAGACTTTATCATTGATCCATTTGAAGTTGATCCTGTAAAAAGAGTCCGGGAAATAACAGGAGGATGGGGTGCAGAAGTAGTCATATCGGCAAACCCCAGCACTAAAGCCCAGGGGCAAGCCATTAAAATGGCATGCAAAAGGGGAAAGGTGGTATTTTTTGGTGGAGTTCCAAAGGGCGAGATGACATTGATAGATAGCAACTTCGTACACTATGAGCAGATCACTATTTTGGGACATTTTGGTTATGACCATATGCAAAATGCCAGATCCTTTGACTTGATTGCCGATAAAAAAATAAAGGCCGACAGATATGTGACTCATGTTCTGCCTCTAGAGGATGCAATGAAGGGCGTAGAAATGGCAAAAAGCGGTGAGGCCATAAAAGTCGTTTTGAAGCCGTAG
- a CDS encoding Cof-type HAD-IIB family hydrolase has product MIKLLALDIDGTLIREDNKISAVVRESILKAYHNGVKVVLLSGRNYFGMKDYIHELGLKGIAASANGAEIVSIEDEEVIYQETIPYDIARSVVEKSISVGTVPINFSNCKVYTKGFDSLPRDYIKALNQEFHYIEDIYENLKDYPSAKLMMVGAKNNLDTIKEFSLTSYGEVLNADFSMETLLEVYSNKADKGKALSFMMEHYGVLKEETMCIGDSENDIPMFKTAGISVAMGNASENVKSHAMEITGHVENDGVKLALDKHVFGRI; this is encoded by the coding sequence ATGATAAAGTTATTGGCCCTGGATATTGACGGAACACTCATAAGGGAAGACAACAAAATAAGCGCGGTTGTCAGGGAATCGATCCTTAAAGCTTACCACAATGGAGTTAAGGTCGTTTTGCTTTCAGGAAGAAACTATTTTGGGATGAAGGATTATATACATGAGCTTGGTCTGAAAGGCATTGCAGCATCGGCTAACGGAGCGGAAATAGTAAGCATTGAAGACGAAGAGGTAATTTATCAAGAGACGATTCCTTACGATATTGCAAGATCTGTAGTGGAAAAGAGTATTTCTGTGGGAACAGTCCCTATAAATTTTTCAAACTGCAAGGTATATACAAAGGGTTTTGATTCCTTGCCTAGGGATTATATTAAGGCTCTTAATCAGGAATTTCATTATATCGAGGATATATACGAAAATCTTAAGGATTATCCCTCGGCGAAGCTGATGATGGTGGGAGCGAAAAATAACCTCGATACAATCAAGGAGTTTTCTCTGACTAGCTACGGCGAGGTATTAAACGCGGATTTCAGTATGGAGACTCTGCTTGAAGTGTATTCAAATAAGGCGGACAAAGGCAAAGCGTTAAGCTTTATGATGGAACACTACGGTGTGCTAAAAGAAGAGACCATGTGCATAGGTGATTCAGAAAATGACATACCTATGTTTAAGACGGCTGGGATATCTGTGGCTATGGGCAATGCATCTGAAAATGTAAAGTCCCATGCAATGGAGATTACTGGCCATGTTGAAAATGACGGAGTGAAGCTTGCTTTGGACAAGCATGTATTTGGAAGGATTTAA
- a CDS encoding Cof-type HAD-IIB family hydrolase has translation MIKLLAIDIDGTLINFERPNISKKVINTVMAAKKLGVYVVLISGRNYYSMKRYLEDLGIEEYGITTNGGIVLDLKTGKAIIENEMKKEIALGIYNKLEEEEIPYSLFAGLNVYVSEEHRNQPTISLLAKEKDNVIVVDDMKKFILENKMNKFMFMDEDHTLDALRDYFEEKYGECVNVEYGFEKHMEIYPKCLDKGMALEGLAEQLEIPMENVMAIGDAENDISMLEVAGTGIAMGNAIKNVKDHADFVTKSVEEDGVAYAIEKFIIKKCCKEDGKAV, from the coding sequence ATGATAAAATTACTGGCAATTGATATAGACGGCACGTTGATCAATTTTGAGAGACCGAATATATCTAAAAAGGTTATAAATACGGTTATGGCAGCAAAAAAGCTTGGGGTTTATGTGGTGTTGATATCCGGCAGAAACTATTACAGCATGAAGCGATATCTAGAAGACTTAGGGATTGAAGAATACGGAATTACAACAAATGGTGGCATAGTTTTGGACTTAAAGACAGGCAAGGCGATTATCGAAAACGAGATGAAAAAAGAGATAGCATTGGGCATATATAATAAGCTTGAGGAAGAAGAAATTCCATATAGCCTTTTTGCAGGACTTAACGTATATGTTTCGGAAGAGCATCGCAACCAGCCCACTATTTCACTATTGGCAAAGGAAAAAGACAACGTCATCGTTGTCGATGATATGAAGAAATTCATACTAGAAAACAAAATGAACAAGTTCATGTTTATGGACGAAGACCACACCCTTGATGCGTTAAGAGATTATTTTGAGGAAAAGTACGGGGAATGCGTGAATGTGGAATACGGGTTTGAAAAACATATGGAGATATATCCAAAGTGCCTTGACAAAGGAATGGCGTTGGAAGGTCTTGCCGAGCAGCTTGAAATACCCATGGAAAATGTAATGGCCATAGGAGATGCAGAAAATGACATCTCGATGCTGGAAGTGGCTGGGACAGGTATAGCTATGGGCAATGCCATTAAAAACGTCAAGGATCATGCGGATTTTGTCACAAAGTCCGTAGAAGAGGACGGAGTGGCATATGCTATTGAAAAATTTATAATTAAGAAATGCTGTAAAGAAGATGGGAAAGCGGTTTGA